A portion of the Lolium rigidum isolate FL_2022 chromosome 1, APGP_CSIRO_Lrig_0.1, whole genome shotgun sequence genome contains these proteins:
- the LOC124648435 gene encoding protein MICRORCHIDIA 6-like, with protein sequence MVEEEEDAQAPGHAPQIKDETVDLTMEQVDDVAQGHSSAHFVLPTQEFLQGVQQAMQPANQLLVTPPAQEAMLPANHQVPNAAVDRMEETTQSETAAGDAPSSFTEQGAAADNRAEEATQSKHAEAAASSTVTEQDASSCLSMSEQAATPSSSSTHHQNHQADALLCSPPISTAAHFPRQFWKAGEYKVAAQASINNGQNCLRVNPKFLHSNATSHKWAFGAIAELLDNAVDEVQNGATYVKIDKLKYSPGEYSLVIQDDGGGMSPEDLRHCLSFGFSNKCTNSSIGQYGNGFKTSTMRLGADAIIFSCRQDKRLTRSVGLLSYTFLTRTGCNDILVPVVDYEFDPSSCTSKRIMDRGENNFSSNLSTLLRWSPFSTEEELLKQFRDMGCHGTKVFVFNLWFNDAWEMELDFTTDDEDIMISGAPEIPDERMKVGRLNYMHIANRFRYSLRVYASILYLRLPEHFKVILCGRVVEPHHIVNDLIYRECVEYRPRVGVSVQADVITTIGFLKGAPKLNIYGFNIYHRNRLILPFWSACSERGRGRGRGIVGVLEANFIRPTHDKQDFEKTELFQRLDTRLKDMTTEYWTYHAHLIGQQQVTKAHPPAHYASVAVMNDDSSATRATTKTYAGNSRIKTSVVLDPCFNEEPCKRRNSDSVNETRAQKRQNTNDDANYPGSVGAVEVGKERSRVLIYQNKTLKDECSVLEAAGQQLLSKANELSNELREFQRLLRSLTDELQFHDGLSALQHTTPIASSSYMGVGWI encoded by the exons atggtcgaagaagaggaggatgctcAGGCGCCAGGTCATGCGCCTCAGATTAAAGACGAAACTGTTGATCTAACCATGGAACAAGTAGATGATGTCGCTCAAGGGCATAGCAGCGCTCATTTTGTGTTGCCTACACAAGAGTTTCTTCAAGGTGTGCAACAGGCTATGCAGCCTGCAAATCAGCTTCTTGTTACACCACCCGCCCAGGAGGCTATGCTGCCTGCAAATCATCAGGTTCCTAATGCAGCAGTCGACCGCATGGAAGAGACTACGCAGTCTGAAACTGCGGCCGGAGATGCCCCATCCTCGTTTACAGAACAAGGTGCTGCGGCAGATAATCGCGCCGAAGAGGCTACACAGTCTAAACATGCAGAAGCTGCCGCATCCTCGACAGTGACGGAACAAGATGCTTCATCATGTTTGTCTATGTCAGAGCAAGCTGCAACTCCATCCTCATCAAGCACACATCATCAGAATCACCAGGCAGACGCATTGCTCTGCTCCCCTCCCATCTCAACTGCAGCGCATTTCCCTCGCCAGTTCTGGAAGGCCGGGGAGTACAAGGTTGCTGCCCAAGCTTCCATCAACA ATGGCCAGAACTGCTTAAGGGTTAATCCCAAGTTTCTTCATTCTAATGCTACTTCACACAAGTGGGCCTTTGGTG CTATTGCAGAGCTGCTCGACAATGCTGTTGATGAG GTGCAAAATGGTGCAACCTATGTGAAAATAGATAAACTGAAATATTCTCCTGGAGAGTATTCCCTAGTGATACAAG ATGATGGAGGCGGTATGAGTCCAGAGGATCTCCGACATTGTCTGAGCTTTGGATTCTCCAATAAGTGCACAAATTCATCGATTGGACAAT ACGGAAATGGCTTCAAAACTAGCACAATGAGGCTTGGGGCAGATGCTATCATATTCAGCTGCAGACAAGACAAGAG GTTGACACGAAGTGTTGGGCTGCTCTCTTACACATTTCTTACGAGAACCGGCTGCAATGACATATTGGTGCCAGTG GTTGACTATGAATTTGATCCATCATCTTGTACTTCCAAGAGGATAATGGACCGGGGTGAAAATAATTTTTCTTCCAATTTGTCCACTCTTTTGAGGTGGTCTCCATTTTCTACAGAAGAGGAATTATTGAAACAA TTCAGGGACATGGGATGCCATGGCACGAAAGTTTTTGTATTCAACTTGTGGTTCAACGATGCATGGGAAATGGAGCTTGACTTTACAACTGATGATGAG GATATTATGATTTCAGGAGCACCTGAGATACCAGACGAACGCATGAAAGTAGGAAGGTTGAATTATATGCATATTGCAAATCGCTTTCGATATTCACTCCGT GTTTATGCATCTATACTATACCTTCGTCTACCAGAACACTTCAAAGTCATCTTGTGTGGACGAGTTGTTGAACCCCATCATATTGTCAATGATCTCATTTATCGTGAATGCGTGGAATATCGACCACGAGTTGGAGTAAGCGTACAG GCTGATGTCATTACTACAATTGGCTTCTTAAAAGGTGCTCCAAAGCTGAATATCTATGGATTTAATATCTACCATAGGAACCGTCTTATTCTG CCATTTTGGTCTGCATGCTCTGagagaggcagaggcagaggcagaggcatTGTTG GGGTTTTGGAGGCAAACTTTATACGACCTACACATGATAAGCAAGATTTTGAGAAGACAGAGCTTTTCCAGAGACTTGATACGAGATTAAAAGACATGACAACAGAGTATTG GACGTACCATGCTCATTTGATTGGCCAGCAGCAAGTCACAAAAGCTCACCCTCCTGCACATTATGCATCTGTTGCTGTTATGAATGATGATAGCTCAGCAACTCGAGCTACCACAAAGACTTATGCTGGCAACTCAAGAATTAAAACATCCGTAGTGTTGGACCCCTGTTTCAATGAAG AACCATGCAAAAGAAGAAACTCTGACTCGGTGAATGAAACGAGGGCTCAAAAAAGGCAGAACACGAATGACGATGCTAACTACCCTGGAAGTGTCGGTGCTGTTGAG GTAGGAAAGGAAAGGAGCAGAGTCTTAATTTATCAGAACAAGACGCTAAAGGACGA